The sequence ATTCGGGCTTTAGTTTGTGCAAGACTTTATACAACCCAAAATACAAACCCAAAAATACCGCTGTTTCTAACCCGAATTTAATCAAATTGAATGGCAATATAATAGAAAAGATAAATCCCGCTTTAGAATAGCCTTGCAATACGCTCAAGCCGTATAGCTTTATGTAAAGAGGTATCATTATAAAGTAATTGGTCGCCAGCGCCATCGCTGTCGCCGCGAAAACGGCTATTACGCTTGAGATTGCAATCTTGAGCTTGGTTCGCTTTGAGTAATAAAACACTAACGATGCGACCAAGCAATACGCGCAAGACAAGATAAAGTTGGAAAGCTCGCCCACAAACATAGTGGAAGTGGAAGCTAAGCCTACCAAATTTTTGACCAACGCGATAAACACGCCCGCCAACGGATGTATATGAACAG comes from Clostridiales bacterium and encodes:
- a CDS encoding ECF transporter S component, with translation MSKNKFFNTYNLVFIAIMTALSLVLSEFPKIPIFFLKVDFSDVPIIFSAVHIHPLAGVFIALVKNLVGLASTSTMFVGELSNFILSCAYCLVASLVFYYSKRTKLKIAISSVIAVFAATAMALATNYFIMIPLYIKLYGLSVLQGYSKAGFIFSIILPFNLIKFGLETAVFLGLYFGLYKVLHKLKPECRKQNAKDQTHIDIDIDINIKEV